In Erigeron canadensis isolate Cc75 chromosome 6, C_canadensis_v1, whole genome shotgun sequence, the following are encoded in one genomic region:
- the LOC122606159 gene encoding uncharacterized serine-rich protein C215.13-like: MRPQSMGSGNRQTERQISTEDVNFKRRRSFSWDTAFFTNEGFLDAEELSSIIEGGGDDVKYELEKIDEIESLEAKLFEEIEASTQKSGEISNLTKSSIKVASGKKDAQPKKVTGPVGPCRAAPIKTQSTSGGSPGNIVKSSSATVSKRSIGSKPSKAMADSPSKTPPGTKTKNKMAPVITRLPRTSPSSPISPGSSSSPSAVNQQSKRGSLRSLVSNEKLSATNARRQDDRKTGKCVGGLILKATSSISLKNKPPPLNSHPTSPLGLCNSTSSSTTQRPPESSLSTSTVDQRSRARRGRGTSVHNRSLNSDASAISTLKGHPTNQIPERQGKQPAGFGLKAGSSTRSSVQSTGRGMPASKGKSSESRVLPGMSKTDAAQHSKSGSPIGAKARKPSPIKMVPNSQKTSMPKTSQRQSSVTAKRSISASRGVQNIFLISPEVLDIKGKINALKMEIDMQKKDRCKEIKKVSAGSGKGDTTSIYVGQYTNEPNF, from the exons ATGAGACCACAGAGTATGGGGAGCGGCAATAGACAGACTGAGCGACAGATCTCAACTGAAGATGTCAACTTCAAGAGGCGCAGAAGTTTCTCTTGGGATACAGCCTTTTTCACTAATGAAG GTTTTCTGGATGCTGAGGAGTTGTCAAGCATTATTGAAGGAGGTGGGGATGATGTAAAGTACGAGTTAGAAAAAATTGATGAGATTGAAAGTCTAGAAGCTAAGCTGTTTGAAGAAATTGAAGCTTCAACGCAAAAATCCGGAGAAATATCCAACCTAACTAAGTCAAGCATCAAGGTGGCATCAGGAAAGAAGGATGCTCAACCAAAAAAGGTAACTGGACCTGTCGGTCCATGCAGGGCTGCACCGATCAAAACACAGTCAACAAGTGGGGGTTCTCCAGGGAACATTGTTAAATCCTCATCAGCTACTGTGTCAAAGAGAAGCATTGGTTCCAAACCGAGTAAGGCTATGGCTGATTCACCCTCCAAAACACCTCCTGGAACCAAAACGAAGAATAAAATGGCACCAGTTATTACCCGTCTTCCAAGGACATCACCTTCTAGTCCCATTAGTCCAGGATCATCATCTTCACCCTCTGCTGTCAATCAACAGTCAAAACGAGGTAGTCTTAGATCATTGGTGAGCAATGAGAAACTATCAGCAACTAATGCAAGAAGACAGGATGATCGGAAAACCGGTAAATGTGTAGGTGGTCTAATACTGAAGGCAACATCAAGTATCAGCTTGAAGAATAAACCTCCACCGCTTAATTCTCATCCAACATCACCTTTGGGGTTATGCAACTCGACGTCAAGTTCCACAACTCAACGGCCGCCTGAATCATCACTATCAACCTCTACAGTTGATCAAAGGTCAAGAGCAAGGCGTGGTAGAGGCACTAGTGTTCATAACAGATCCCTAAACAGTGATGCTTCTGCCATATCGACTTTAAAAGGCCACCCCACTAATCAGATTCCAGAGCGACAAGGAAAACAACCAGCAGGATTTGGTTTAAAAGCTGGCTCAAGTACTCGATCTTCTGTTCAATCAACAGGACGTGGGATGCCTGCATCTAAG GGAAAGTCATCCGAATCTCGTGTATTGCCTGGTATGTCTAAAACTGATGCTGCTCAGCATAGCAAATCCGGTAGCCCAATTGGTGCAAAAGCGAGAAAGCCTTCTCCGATCAAAATGGTACCAAATTCACAGAAAACTAGTATGCCCAAAACTTCTCAAAGACAATCAAGTGTCACAGCAAAACGGTCTATTAGTGCTTCAAGGGGTGTGcaaaatattttcttaataTCTCCAGAAGTTCTTGACATTAAAGGTAAGATAAATGCATTGAAGATGGAAATCGATATGCAAAAGAAAGATAGATGTAAGGAAATCAAAAAGGTTTCTGCTGGAAGTGGTAAAGGCGACACAACTTCTATATATGTTGGGCAGTATACAAATGAACCGAACTTCTGA
- the LOC122606155 gene encoding pentatricopeptide repeat-containing protein At3g09650, chloroplastic produces the protein MSTTPTPPPPPFSTTNLPTRHHNTTLRWTPQHPPSPAKIYTTTTATNTPASITVHQNYDNTLLNLLKQRKTEDAWVAYTQSPHLPNPTCLSRLVCQLSYQNTPHALSRAQSIIQRLRRERQLHRLDSNSLGLLAVAAAKSGDTLYANSILKSMLKSGYLPHVKAWSAVVSRLAAAGDDGPKEAVKLFSQVTRTIRRFNEPQMVVDSVPDTAAYNAVLNACANLGWTDKFCQLFDEMSENNCEPDVLTYNVMIKLCARVERKDLFVFVLERILEKEIPLCITTLQSLVASYIGFGELETAENIVQAMREGRKDLCKILRDSSLEGFEGSGNGNSFGVFEKLLPNVNYGSEYEPPLLPKVFTPNTRMYTTLMKGYMKAGRIKDTVRMLEAMRNQEDTSSRPDHVSYTTVVSALVNVGSMEKARQVLNEMRNSGVQANRITYNILLKGYCQQLQLDNAKEIIKEMISVGIEPDAVSYNTLIDGCILIDDCAGALVLFNEMRARGIAPTKVSYTTLMKAFSVSGQPKLAQDVFNEMEKDPRVKVDLVAWNMLVEAYSRLGMLDLAKETVEKMKRKGVYPDVATYGSLANCIALARKPGDALLLWNEIKERCGLIDDETKVSKPASNVPVLKPDEGLLDTLADICVRAAFFKKALEIVAFMEELGISPNKTKYTRIYVEMHSRMFTSKHASRARQDRRIERKRAAEAFKFWLGLPNSYYGSEWRLEGEGGEEDEYAI, from the coding sequence ATGTCAACCACCCCGACACCACCTCCACCGCCGTTTTCCACGACCAACTTACCCACGCGCCACCACAACACCACCCTCCGCTGGACCCCACAACACCCACCTTCCCCTGCCAAAATCTACACAACCACCACAGCAACCAACACCCCCGCCTCAATAACAGTTCACCAAAATTACGATAATACCCTCTTAAACCTCTTAAAACAGAGAAAAACAGAAGATGCATGGGTTGCATACACTCAATCTCCACATCTCCCAAACCCCACTTGTTTAAGCCGCTTAGTCTGTCAATTATCTTATCAGAACACTCCCCACGCGCTATCACGCGCTCAATCCATTATCCAACGTCTCCGCCGTGAACGCCAGCTCCACCGCCTTGATTCCAACTCCCTCGGCCTCCTCGCCGTCGCCGCCGCTAAATCCGGCGACACCCTCTACGCCAATTCCATTCTTAAGTCCATGCTCAAATCCGGATACTTGCCCCACGTGAAAGCCTGGTCCGCCGTCGTCAGCCGCCTTGCTGCCGCAGGTGACGACGGCCCAAAAGAAGCTGTGAAATTGTTTAGTCAGGTTACTAGGACCATCAGACGGTTTAATGAACCGCAAATGGTTGTTGATTCTGTTCCGGATACTGCGGCTTATAATGCGGTACTTAATGCTTGTGCTAATTTAGGTTGGACTGATAAATTTTGCcaattgtttgatgaaatgtctgaaaATAATTGCGAACCGGATGTTTTGACTTATAATGTTATGATTAAGTTATGTGCTAGAGTTGAGAGGAAagatttgtttgtttttgtgttgGAACGGATTCTCGAAAAAGAGATTCCTTTGTGTATAACTACATTGCAGTCTTTAGTGGCTTCTTATATCGGTTTTGGTGAGTTAGAAACTGCGGAAAATATTGTTCAAGCAATGAGGGAAGGGAGGAAAGATCTTTGTAAGATCTTAAGGGATTCGAGTTTGGAAGGTTTTGAGGGTTCGGGTAATGGGAATAGTTTTGGAGTGTTTGAAAAATTGCTTCCGAATGTGAATTATGGTAGTGAATATGAACCGCCTTTGTTGCCTAAAGTGTTTACGCCGAATACTAGAATGTACACGACTTTAATGAAGGGTTATATGAAAGCAGGACGGATTAAAGACACCGTTAGGATGCTTGAGGCGATGAGGAATCAAGAGGATACTAGTAGTCGTCCTGATCATGTGTCTTATACGACGGTTGTTTCTGCATTGGTTAATGTCGGGTCAATGGAAAAGGCGAGACAAGTTTTGAATGAGATGAGGAACTCTGGAGTTCAAGCAAACCGGATCACTTACAATATCTTACTAAAAGGGTACTGTCAGCAGCTTCAGTTAGATAATGCTAAAGAGATTATTAAGGAAATGATTAGTGTAGGGATTGAACCGGATGCGGTATCATACAATACATTAATTGATGGTTgtatattgattgatgattgTGCAGGAGCTCTTGTACTTTTCAATGAAATGAGAGCAAGAGGAATTGCTCCAACAAAGGTAAGTTACACTACTCTTATGAAAGCTTTTTCAGTATCAGGCCAACCTAAACTAGCTCAAGATGTTTTTAACGAAATGGAAAAAGACCCGCGAGTGAAAGTTGATTTAGTTGCTTGGAACATGTTAGTTGAAGCGTATAGTCGCCTAGGTATGCTTGATCTTGCAAAAGAAACAGTtgagaaaatgaaaaggaaagGGGTTTATCCAGATGTAGCTACTTATGGCAGTCTTGCAAATTGTATAGCTTTAGCAAGAAAGCCCGGTGATGCATTGTTGTTATGGAACGAGATTAAAGAACGATGTGGGCTGATAGATGATGAAACTAAGGTTTCTAAACCTGCTTCAAATGTTCCAGTTTTGAAACCTGATGAAGGGTTGTTGGATACTTTAGCAGATATATGTGTGAGGGCGGCGTTCTTTAAGAAAGCTTTAGAAATAGTGGCTTTTATGGAGGAATTAGGGATATCACCAAATAAGACCAAGTATACAAGAATTTATGTAGAGATGCATTCAAGAATGTTTACTAGCAAACATGCCTCTAGAGCGAGGCAGGATAGGCGGATAGAGAGGAAAAGAGCAGCAGAAGCTTTCAAATTTTGGCTTGGATTGCCGAATTCTTACTATGGAAGTGAGTGGAGACTCGAAGGAGAAGGAGGTGAAGAAGATGAGTACGCAATCTAA
- the LOC122604997 gene encoding nuclear transcription factor Y subunit B-1-like isoform X1 produces MAEEAGSPGGGGSHDESGSGGGGGGDLSPKSKVREQDQRYLPIANISRIMRKGLPANGKVARDAKDSVQECVSEFISFITSEASDKCLREKRRTLNGDDLIWAMDTLGFEDYIKPLKAYLHKYREIEGDTKGTGQGNEESVMKDGVAHQNSYSQGLSYVNSQVYPWCAYECVV; encoded by the exons ATGGCGGAGGAAGCGGGGAGTCCAGGTGGTGGTGGAAGCCATGACGAGagtggtagtggtggcggtggcggtggtgatTTAAGTCCAAAGTCGAAAGTTAGAGAACAAGACCAACGGTATCTACCGATTGCGAATATAAGTCGAATTATGAGGAAAGGATTACCTGCTAATGGTAAAGTGGCCAGAGATGCTAAAGATTCTGTTCAAGAATGTGTTTCCGAGTTTATCAGCTTTATTACTAGCGA GGCAAGTGATAAGTGTCTAAGGGAAAAGAGAAGAACTCTTAACGGCGATGATCTTATATGGGCAATGGATACAttgggttttgaagattatattaAGCCATTAAAGGCATACTTACATAAATATAGAGAG ATTGAG GGTGACACCAAGGGAACAGGACAAGGAAATGAAGAGTCTGTCATGAAAGATGGG GTTGCTCATCAAAATTCGTATTCTCAAGGTCTCAGCTATGTAAACTCACAGGTATATCCCTGGTGTGCGTATGAGTGTGTTGTTTAA
- the LOC122603996 gene encoding uncharacterized protein LOC122603996 has product MMEPFSDDHQMGVMGVNLVNDSRVSNAVENGIDDVGLDDNGDVLGSGFVSNEVFRPNLVERPAIELVVDLNKCGTKECEHRCGDGSNGRRRVIDNDDGLSEKKGEYVVMDLVWGKVKSHPWWPGQIVDQSGSTKKVMKYFKKDAFLIAYFGDNTFAWNESCNIKPFRVSFCKFVGQSNDEAFVLAVGCALDEIARRVEFGLACTCLKEEVYLQLKSQVIVNDGIRKECSNIDGGDRFSTVDSFKPAKVVDILYDFAKDPLELDRLEVVIVGSQLSAFNRWKGYHQVQLNEVLNEADDKVDDDNHLLHSTEKVKARGRPRKRDRLSASGFSPSKKVRCLSDLMSNGRESVADGEYKPNKGGRKRKVSGSNGYSKEKSRQIPSANEFLSLICLVATNPTGDQNDLDSLIKFSTGFRNYRLREVKNDEKNVSEPETVEADGITGIKDSYWTDRIIVTETEEQVVPDVSRTPKVEDFGTALVLKFKKLDTVPPVKKLNEIFGRFGALHKSETRVLKNKKLVKMVFEKRADAETAFSSSGKFKLFGPALVSYSLDYKPTPRKKATDAKKGMKSARAIQFEK; this is encoded by the coding sequence ATGATGGAACCCTTTTCTGATGATCATCAAATGGGTGTTATGGGGGTCAATTTAGTTAATGATTCTAGGGTTTCAAATGCTGTTGAAAATGGGATTGATGATGTTGGTTTAGATGATAATGGTGATGTTTTAGGATCAGGGTTTGTCAGTAATGAAGTTTTTAGGCCGAATTTAGTGGAACGGCCTGCGATTGAACTAGTTGTTGATTTGAATAAATGTGGTACTAAAGAATGTGAACATAGATGCGGGGACGGGTCGAATGGTAGGAGACGGGttattgataatgatgatgggTTAAGTGAAAAGAAGGGTGAGTATGTGGTTATGGATTTAGTTTGGGGAAAGGTTAAGAGTCATCCGTGGTGGCCGGGTCAAATAGTTGACCAGTCTGGTTCAACGAAGAAAGTGATGAAGTATTTTAAGAAGGATGCGTTTTTGATAGCGTATTTTGGGGACAATACGTTTGCGTGGAATGAAAGTTGTAATATTAAGCCCTTTCGTGTAAGTTTTTGTAAATTTGTGGGTCAGAGTAATGATGAGGCGTTTGTTCTTGCTGTGGGTTGTGCTTTAGATGAGATTGCTAGACGTGTTGAGTTTGGTTTGGCGTGTACGTGTTTGAAAGAAGAGGTGTACTTGCAACTTAAATCACAAGTCATTGTTAATGATGGAATTAGGAAAGAATGTAGTAACATAGATGGTGGGGATAGATTTTCGACTGTGGATTCTTTCAAACCTGCTAAAGTAGTTGACATTTTGTATGATTTTGCTAAAGATCCGCTTGAGTTGGATAGGTTGGAGGTTGTGATCGTTGGAAGTCAGTTATCTGCTTTTAATCGTTGGAAAGGGTATCATCAAGTTCAATTAAATGAAGTTTTAAATGAGGCGGATGATAAGGTTGATGATGATAATCATCTGCTTCATTCGACAGAAAAGGTGAAAGCTCGTGGCAGGCCACGAAAACGTGACCGTTTATCTGCTAGTGGTTTCAGCCCGAGTAAAAAAGTTAGATGCTTGTCGGATTTGATGTCAAACGGTAGGGAAAGTGTGGCGGATGGGGAGTACAAACCTAATAAGGGAGGCAGAAAAAGGAAAGTAAGTGGATCTAATGGATATAGCAAGGAAAAATCAAGACAGATTCCTTCTGCAAATGAATTTCTTTCGTTGATCTGCCTGGTTGCCACAAATCCGACAGGAGACCAGAATGATCTTGATTCATTGATCAAGTTCTCAACTGGTTTTAGGAATTATAGATTGAGAGAAGTCAAGAATGATGAAAAAAATGTGAGCGAACCCGAAACTGTGGAGGCAGATGGAATTACAGGTATTAAGGATTCTTACTGGACAGACAGGATTATTGTAACGGAAACTGAAGAGCAAGTGGTTCCCGATGTTAGCCGAACCCCAAAAGTAGAGGACTTCGGAACTGCTTTAGTCCTCAAATTTAAGAAATTGGATACTGTGCCACCAGTGAAGAAACTGAATGAGATATTTGGGCGTTTTGGAGCATTACATAAATCCGAGACTCGAGTGTTGAAGAATAAAAAGCTTGTGAAAATGGTGTTTGAGAAACGAGCTGATGCAGAAACTGCATTTAGCAGCAGTGGGAAGTTCAAACTCTTTGGACCAGCTCTGGTCAGTTACTCCCTTGACTACAAACCAACACCCCGGAAAAAAGCTACAGATGCTAAAAAGGGCATGAAATCAGCCAGGGCAATACAGTTTGAGAAGTAG
- the LOC122604007 gene encoding 40S ribosomal protein S23, translating to MGKTHGMGAGRKLKSHRRRQRWADKSYKKSHLGNEWKKPFAGSSHAKGIVLEKIGIEAKQPNSAIRKCARVQLIKNGKKIAAFVPNDGCLNYIEENDEVLIAGFGRKGHAVGDIPGVRFKVVKVSGVSLLALFKEKKEKPRS from the exons ATGGG TAAAACACATGGCATGGGAGCAGGACGCAAGCTGAAGTCCCACCGCAGGAGGCAAAGGTGGGCTGACAAGTCGTATAagaaatcccatcttggaaatgAGTGGAAGAAGCCTTTTGCTGGTTCTTCTCATGCTAAAGGAATTGTTCTTGAGAAGAT TGGTATTGAGGCCAAACAGCCTAACTCTGCTATTCGGAAGTGTGCCAGAGTTCAGTTAATCAAGAACGGAAAGAAGATTGCAGCATTCGTTCCCAATGATGGTTGCTTGAACTACATTGAGGAGAAT GATGAGGTGTTGATTGCAGGATTTGGAAGGAAAGGACACGCTGTGGGAGATATTCCCGGAGTCAGATTCAAAGTTGTGAAGGTTTCTGGTGTTTCCCTTCTGGCTCTTTTCAAGGAGAAGAAAGAGAAGCCAAGGTCTTAA
- the LOC122604997 gene encoding nuclear transcription factor Y subunit B-3-like isoform X2, with amino-acid sequence MAEEAGSPGGGGSHDESGSGGGGGGDLSPKSKVREQDQRYLPIANISRIMRKGLPANGKVARDAKDSVQECVSEFISFITSEASDKCLREKRRTLNGDDLIWAMDTLGFEDYIKPLKAYLHKYREIEGDTKGTGQGNEESVMKDGVQ; translated from the exons ATGGCGGAGGAAGCGGGGAGTCCAGGTGGTGGTGGAAGCCATGACGAGagtggtagtggtggcggtggcggtggtgatTTAAGTCCAAAGTCGAAAGTTAGAGAACAAGACCAACGGTATCTACCGATTGCGAATATAAGTCGAATTATGAGGAAAGGATTACCTGCTAATGGTAAAGTGGCCAGAGATGCTAAAGATTCTGTTCAAGAATGTGTTTCCGAGTTTATCAGCTTTATTACTAGCGA GGCAAGTGATAAGTGTCTAAGGGAAAAGAGAAGAACTCTTAACGGCGATGATCTTATATGGGCAATGGATACAttgggttttgaagattatattaAGCCATTAAAGGCATACTTACATAAATATAGAGAG ATTGAG GGTGACACCAAGGGAACAGGACAAGGAAATGAAGAGTCTGTCATGAAAGATGGGGTACAATGA